A region of the Synechococcus sp. PCC 7502 genome:
GATTTCAGTATAGATAGTTTCACGGGAGCCTAAAAATCTTAATTCAAAGCTAGCAGAGAATTTACCTTAGAGATCAAATCTTGCATACTACTAATTGTGAAATTTAAAGAATTAATAGAGCGATCGCTGACTTCAGAACTAGAATAGCGATTGAGCCAGATTCCAACTAAATTGGCTTTAATAGCTCCCTCATAGTCTTCTTTGTAGCTGTCTCCAATATGCCAATGGCTTTGATCAGGATTAACTTCTTGATGTTTAGCGATCGCTGCTTGGAAAATCTGAGAATCGGGTTTTGCGGCTCCGACTTGGGTGGAAATCGTTATTGATGCAAAAAAATTATGAAGCTCTAAGCTTTCTAAAACAGCATAAATACGGTGATCAAAGTTAGAAATTATACCTAGAGTTACGCCTTGATTTTGCAAATATGTTAGAGTAGGAACAACATCTTCATATATATACCAAGCTTCAGGTGTAGCAAAAAAGTCATACATTTCCTGAAAATAGGCATCAAAATCTTTAAAGTCCTGTAATGCTCCGACTTGGTTAAATGTCGATTTAGCAATATTTCGCCACCATTGATATTCATATTCAGGAATTTGCGATCGATCCACATCAGGAAATGCCATCTTTGGGGCAGTCTTAAAATCGTGAAAAAATGCTTGATCTAAATCTTCAAACTTAGCATTAACACCATATTTGTGAGCGATCGTGCTATAAATTGTTCCTACACTACCTTGCACTCCAAACAAAGTACCGACAGCATCAAAAAAAATCACTTTCGGAAAAAGCATTAGTTGGTAATATACATAAAGTGAAAATCGACTTTAAGCATATACTGCAACATAAACAAATTAGAACAGTATCCTTATAATTAGCTTGTGGTTAGCTTGAACCTAATTAACATCCTGAATTAATATCTTGATTAATATAAAGTGGTGATGAGAAATTATGAATAAATACACTTACCTGACTAGCTTGGTGTTGGCAACATTACCAATATTTCCATCCTCCACTACTGCTCAGCCTGTAGTTCCCCTCGGTACCCCTACAACTCCCGCCGCCCTCAACTCTAACTTTAATCCTCTTGTCAATGTCACCCTACCAGAAGACATAGGTAAATACACGCTAGGTGCAGGAGATGGAATTCAAATTGCAGTTTTTAATGTACCTGAACTTAGCGGAACTCAAACAATTGCACCCGATGGCACCATCACCCTTGCGCTTATTGGTGGTATTAAAATTTCAGGTTTAACCATTGAAGAAACTGCACGACTACTAGAGAAAAAATTAGCACCATACCTAGTTCGTAAAATCGTTAATGTTGTTTTGGTTCAACCTCGTCCTTTGAATATCGCCATAGTTGGAGAAGTGAATAGACCCGGTACCAGAATTATCCAAGCATCATCTACAGGTAGTAGTAATACTCAAGCTACGACCTTGACATCAGCAATCAATTTGGCGGGTGGGGTCACCCAGCAAGCGGATGTCAGTAATATTCAAGTTTCCCGCTTGGCTCCTGGAGGACAGAGACGCATTATCAAAGCCGATCTCCTAAACTTACTACGTCAAGGAGATATTAATCAAGACCTGAAGTTACTGGATGGGGATTCAATTTTTGTCCCCGGATTAAGTGATCCGACCGCCACACAGCCAAGACAAGTGGGCGCTGCATCCTTTGCCCCTGATACCTTTTCCATTCAGATTGCGGTATCTGGAGAAGTTAATCGCACTGGGCCACAAACCTTAACCTATTCTCGTAATGGAGGTGCTTTAGTTTCTGCAGTCGGACAAACTGCCGTTAGTAATCTTCTCCCTACCTTAACCAGAGCCTTACAGCAAGCGGGGGGAATTACCCAAAGAGCAGACGTGCGGAACATTAAGATTATTCGCAGTGGTGTAGGGGGCGAACGAATTGTCATTAATGCTAATCTATGGGAACTAATAGATAAAGGCGATTTAGCACAGGATATTCGACTAATTGACGGAGATTCCGTGGTTGTTTCCATCGCACAAGCTCCAAATACGGCGGAATTTGGTCAGATTGCCAAAGCTGTATTTTCTCCATCGGTAATTAATGTCAGGGTTGTGGGCGAAGCTAAGTCCCCTGGCACTATTACCCTAACCCCTAATGCTCCCTTTACCGAGGCTATCGCTGCCGTCGGGGGGTTAACAAGTGATGCCGATTGGCGTAGTGTCGAGTTATATAGAATTAATCCCGATGGTTCCCTAACTCAACGCAAGTTGGTTGCCAATTTATCCTCACCTGCCAACGAGGATACTAATCCTAGCCTTAGAGATCGTGATGTGATCGTGATCCGCACGTCTTTTGGTGCTAGTTTATTAAATTCTGCCCAAAAAGCAGTGAACCTAATTGCGCCATTTATTACCCTTTCCAACTTATTTAACAAAAATTAATTTAATAAATAGTAAAGCGTATGCGGATTTTAGTTACTGGTGGTGCTGGCTTTATTGGTTCTCATCTTTGCGATCGCCTGATTGAAGCAGGAAATGAAGTTATTTGTTTAGATAATTTCTACACAGGACATAAGCGCAATATTCAACATCTACTTGAGCATCCTCGATTTGAGTTGATTCGCCATGATATTACTGAACCAATCACCTTAGAAGTCGATCAAATTTACCACCTTGCCTGTCCAGCCTCTCCTGTGCATTACCAATCCAATGCGATCAAAACCATTAAAACCAATGTCATCGGTACTATGAATATGCTAGGGCTGGCAAAACGACTAAAGGCAAGATTTTTATTGGCATCTACCTCTGAAGTTTACGGTGATCCTGAAATTCATCCTCAATCGGAAGACTATTGGGGGAATGTTAATCCCATCGGTATTCGTAGCTGCTACGACGAAGGTAAGCGTATATCTGAAACCCTAGCCTTTGATTATCATCGCCAAAATGCAGTTGATATTCGAGTTGCCCGTATATTCAATACCCACGGTGCCAGAATGCTAGAAAATGATGGGCGGGTTGTCAGTAATTTTGTGGTGCAGGCATTAAAGGGTATTCCCCTAACGGTGTATGGTGATGGTTCTCAAACTCGCAGTTTTTGCTATGTTTCCGATTTGGTTGAAGGTTTGATCCGCCTGATGAATGGCACTTACATTGGACCTGTAAATTTGGGGAATCCGGGAGAGTATACAATTTTACAATTGGCATCGACAATTCAGCGTATGGTTAACCCCGATGTCGATATTGTATTTAAGCCTTTGCCCCAAGATGATCCCCGTCGCCGTCAACCTGATATTTCTAAAGCTAAGCATTGGTTAGATTGGGAGCCTAAGGTGCAGTTAGAAGAGGGACTAGCGATGACGATCGCTTACTTTAGGGAATTTTTAAGAAATACTCAAGCTCAATAGTTACATCTCTACTCAAGAAAAATAGGAACATAGGATAATATGAAAGTTTGTGTAATTGGCACAGGATATGTGGGGTTAGTTACTGGTGCGTGCTTGGCATATATCGGTCATGATGTCATCTGTGTTGATAACAATGAAACTAAGGTTAAATTAATGGCATCAGGGCAGTCCCCCATCCACGAGCCGGGGCTACCAGAAATTATGCAAGCGGCGATCGCTCAACAGAAAATTAACTTTACCACTGACATTGCCGCAGGAGTGGATCACGGTGATGTTTTATTTATTGCTGTAGGTACTCCATCTTTACCAGACGGGCAGAGTGATACCAGGTATGTAGAGGCTGTAGCTCGTAGTATTGGTTCCCATCTAAAACAGGGCTATAAAGTCATTGTCAATAAATCAACGGTTCCCATTGGTTCTGGGGATTGGGTACGGATGATTGTTTTAGAGGGCATGGCAGAGACTCAAGCTCAGGCTGAATTTGATATTGTCAGTAATCCCGAATTTCTACGCGAAGGTGTGGCAGTTGACGACACGTTTAATCCCGATCGCATCGTTTTAGGCAGTACTAGTTCTCAAGCGATTGAGTTAATGGAACAGCTATATGCCGATATTATTAACCGTAAATTTGCTAACCCTGCTAACCAAGGACTACCACCTGTACCTGTTGTCAAAACCGATATTAGTTCGGCGGAAATGATTAAGTATGCTGCTAATGCGTTCTTGGCAGTGAAAATTAGCTTTATTAATGAAGTGGCAAATATTTGCGATCGCGTTGGTGCTGATGTCAAAGAAATTAGCCGTGGGATTGGCTTAGATTCTCGCATTGGACAGAAGTTTCTCCAAGCTGGGATTGGTTGGGGTGGCTCCTGTTTTGGTAAAGATGTCTCCGCTCTGATTCACACCGCCTCTGACTATGGCTATAGTACGGAAATTCTTAAGTCCTGCGTTAAAGTTAACCAACAGCAACGTTTGGTGGTCTTGGAAAAGTTGCAACAGGTTTTGAAAATCCTGAAGGGTAAAACCATTGGGCTGTTAGGAATTACTTTTAAGCCCGATACCGATGATCTGCGGGATGCTCCAGCTTTAACTTTAATTGACCAACTTAATCGGCTGGGAACTCGGGTTAAGGCTTACGACCCAATTGTTTCCCAGTCTGGACTGCGAGATGGGCTATCCAACGTGATTGTCGAAACCGATCCCGAACGCTTGGCTGATGGTTGTGATGCCTTGGTGTTAGTTACTGACTGGAAGCAATTTCAAGACCTAGACTATGGCAAGATGCTAACTCTGATGAATAATCCTGTAATTGTTGATGCGCGTAATTTCCTAGATCGCACAAAATTGGAAGCTCTAGGCTTTAAGTATGTGGGGATTGGGCGGTAGCCTCAATAATTAAAATATTAAACCTTAGTTAAAAATGCCACCGTTTCCACATGGGCAGTCTGGGGAAAAAAGTCTAGGGGCTGTAGCTTAGTAATTTTATAACTGCCCTCCCTCACTAAACTGCGTAAATCCCTAGCTAGGGTCGCAGGGTTACAACTGACATAAACTAAACGGGGAATTTCTGATTGACATAGATAGGCGATCGCTTCAGGGTGACAGCCTTTGCGTGGTGGGTCTAAGAGAATCACATCGGGCTTTAAGTCCAATTGCGGTAGTAACTCTTCTACGGTGCCTGTATGAAATCTAACATTACGAATTCCATTCAGTTTGGCATTTTGTTCAGCTTGGATTGTTGCCTGTGGTTGAATTTCAAGGGCGATCGCCTGTTTAACTTTTTTAGATAGGGGTAGGGTTAAAGTTCCCACACCTGAGTAAGCGTCAACAATCACATCGGTTTTTTGGAGTTGTAATTCCCTTTGGATTAAATTAACCAGAGCCTCTGCCTGTTCCGTATAAACTTGAAAAAACGTAT
Encoded here:
- a CDS encoding SLBB domain-containing protein, whose amino-acid sequence is MNKYTYLTSLVLATLPIFPSSTTAQPVVPLGTPTTPAALNSNFNPLVNVTLPEDIGKYTLGAGDGIQIAVFNVPELSGTQTIAPDGTITLALIGGIKISGLTIEETARLLEKKLAPYLVRKIVNVVLVQPRPLNIAIVGEVNRPGTRIIQASSTGSSNTQATTLTSAINLAGGVTQQADVSNIQVSRLAPGGQRRIIKADLLNLLRQGDINQDLKLLDGDSIFVPGLSDPTATQPRQVGAASFAPDTFSIQIAVSGEVNRTGPQTLTYSRNGGALVSAVGQTAVSNLLPTLTRALQQAGGITQRADVRNIKIIRSGVGGERIVINANLWELIDKGDLAQDIRLIDGDSVVVSIAQAPNTAEFGQIAKAVFSPSVINVRVVGEAKSPGTITLTPNAPFTEAIAAVGGLTSDADWRSVELYRINPDGSLTQRKLVANLSSPANEDTNPSLRDRDVIVIRTSFGASLLNSAQKAVNLIAPFITLSNLFNKN
- a CDS encoding HAD-IA family hydrolase, coding for MLFPKVIFFDAVGTLFGVQGSVGTIYSTIAHKYGVNAKFEDLDQAFFHDFKTAPKMAFPDVDRSQIPEYEYQWWRNIAKSTFNQVGALQDFKDFDAYFQEMYDFFATPEAWYIYEDVVPTLTYLQNQGVTLGIISNFDHRIYAVLESLELHNFFASITISTQVGAAKPDSQIFQAAIAKHQEVNPDQSHWHIGDSYKEDYEGAIKANLVGIWLNRYSSSEVSDRSINSLNFTISSMQDLISKVNSLLALN
- a CDS encoding UDP-glucose/GDP-mannose dehydrogenase family protein yields the protein MKVCVIGTGYVGLVTGACLAYIGHDVICVDNNETKVKLMASGQSPIHEPGLPEIMQAAIAQQKINFTTDIAAGVDHGDVLFIAVGTPSLPDGQSDTRYVEAVARSIGSHLKQGYKVIVNKSTVPIGSGDWVRMIVLEGMAETQAQAEFDIVSNPEFLREGVAVDDTFNPDRIVLGSTSSQAIELMEQLYADIINRKFANPANQGLPPVPVVKTDISSAEMIKYAANAFLAVKISFINEVANICDRVGADVKEISRGIGLDSRIGQKFLQAGIGWGGSCFGKDVSALIHTASDYGYSTEILKSCVKVNQQQRLVVLEKLQQVLKILKGKTIGLLGITFKPDTDDLRDAPALTLIDQLNRLGTRVKAYDPIVSQSGLRDGLSNVIVETDPERLADGCDALVLVTDWKQFQDLDYGKMLTLMNNPVIVDARNFLDRTKLEALGFKYVGIGR
- a CDS encoding UDP-glucuronic acid decarboxylase family protein; this encodes MRILVTGGAGFIGSHLCDRLIEAGNEVICLDNFYTGHKRNIQHLLEHPRFELIRHDITEPITLEVDQIYHLACPASPVHYQSNAIKTIKTNVIGTMNMLGLAKRLKARFLLASTSEVYGDPEIHPQSEDYWGNVNPIGIRSCYDEGKRISETLAFDYHRQNAVDIRVARIFNTHGARMLENDGRVVSNFVVQALKGIPLTVYGDGSQTRSFCYVSDLVEGLIRLMNGTYIGPVNLGNPGEYTILQLASTIQRMVNPDVDIVFKPLPQDDPRRRQPDISKAKHWLDWEPKVQLEEGLAMTIAYFREFLRNTQAQ